A segment of the Carya illinoinensis cultivar Pawnee chromosome 1, C.illinoinensisPawnee_v1, whole genome shotgun sequence genome:
tattatttttgcaattgggactttgttttaatttgttttcgaTTCTATATCATTGACAGATTGCAGATGACATGAGACCACCTGCATTGGTGATTTCCATTTTGACATTACTTTGCAATGTAAttccaaaatggaaaataaTCCCAACACAAGATATCATAGACGTCGCCTTTAAAGTACCCGAGACAAGAAAACAGGTATATCTCCGCCCTCTTTAGCTTCGCCTcccttcaaaataaataaataaataaataataataataattaaaccaTCGCTTTCTATTTCGTGCTTAACAAGTTGTCAACAGTACCAATTGGGAACTAACCGTTAATGATAATATAACAGGTTAGAGCGAACCCATATTGCTATAAAGGCCGGCCTCGCTTGAAAACCGGCTACGAACTTCTCAGGCTCAGTTCCGGTATTGAGACGAGACTTCCAGAGGTTTGTTActtcttttgtgtttttctttctctatGAGCAGTAGTATTACGATTTTTATCAAATCCGAAGCCTGAAAATGTTAAtggggttttgtttttgttttttgttttggatttgtttAGGTTTCATTACCATTTATAGTCCTCCACGGGGATGATGACAAAGTGACAGACAAATCAGTGAGCAAACTGCTCCATGACGTGGCCGCAAGCACAGACAAGACAATCAAGTTGTATCCAGGCATGTGGCACGGTCTACTCTACGGAGAGCCACCGGAGAACACGGACATCGTGTTTTCAGACATCATTGGTTGGTTAGAGGAGAGATTCACCGTTGGAAATTCGAGGTTGGAGTGGGAGAAGAAGCATGAGAACGACGATTTGGCAAAGACTGAGCAAATCCCTGAGAATTGCTGATGATTGGTGTTTCACGTGTATAGCAAATATCCTGTAATATTTACCTCACCAAGAACTGCTTCAGAGCCCGTGCGTTGAGCTATGTAGAAGGAGATTTTAAATTAGTCGTAAGCTGAACGTTTAAAACCTAATTCCgcttacaataaaataaaataaaaaaaggtgttTAAATATCATCAAATCTTCACAAGAAATTCTTTGACTATACTCTAATACACACCCGCCAAAAAGGAAACATCCCTCTTTCCCTTCTCCTTTTTCTGAATGGAGGTGGGCTACTAATGCCAATTTTACTTCACAATAACCATATATCATTGCTAGCAGCACAACGTCAATTACGTGCCTGTTCAAACTAATAAGAGAATCAAGAGCCCAACAATCGAAAACAAAATGTTAACTTTACGTGGAACCCAGCAGTAAGTTACATACAGTTATGTGCTTAACAAATGTGCCATATAATGCGCAAAGCCTCGCAAAGGCAAGGTTTTCTTCTTGATCAATTTGGAGAAATCCACCAGAATAATGGAAATACAAACTTTAACTGCTAGAATATTCGAACTTCTTGTCACTCTTGATCATTTCTACCAGCAGCAGTGTCTCATTTTCACATTCTAAGCTAACCGAGTCATGCAGTAATCACACACCATGATCCTGCGGGACTATGCAAGTTTTTTATCATCGGATGTGCGGCCAACATAAGTGAAGAACAGATAGAGATACAGTCAACTAATATAATTCCATGCAAAGAGCGTATCAGAAATAAATATGAGTAAATCAACAGAAAATGCTGTCTGGGAAGTAAGAGGATCGCATACTTCTTTTCCAATATGCTTGGCTTTTCCCAACATTAATGTCCCCGTGTCTCATTCTAGAG
Coding sequences within it:
- the LOC122290173 gene encoding caffeoylshikimate esterase-like, with protein sequence MAHHEAHESTEGVVYEEEYITNSRKLKLFTCRWLPANKEPKALIFICHGYAMECSITMNSTATRLVKAGFAVYGIDYEGHGKSGGLAGFVNNFDHVADDCSDHFTTICEKKENKGKMRYLLGESLGGAMALLLHRKKPDYWDGAVLVAPMCKIADDMRPPALVISILTLLCNVIPKWKIIPTQDIIDVAFKVPETRKQVRANPYCYKGRPRLKTGYELLRLSSGIETRLPEVSLPFIVLHGDDDKVTDKSVSKLLHDVAASTDKTIKLYPGMWHGLLYGEPPENTDIVFSDIIGWLEERFTVGNSRLEWEKKHENDDLAKTEQIPENC